The following are encoded together in the Humulus lupulus chromosome 5, drHumLupu1.1, whole genome shotgun sequence genome:
- the LOC133779968 gene encoding uncharacterized protein LOC133779968: protein MTSNIAESINDALKAAIMLPITTMMEGLRSLVQKWVWKNGNEANGTFTQVTTDTENVLRENFIRAIKFQVFPVNTILYQVVVEQKGIFLVNLMEKTCECKRFQQDEIPCAHAIAIFAKTRLKTYDYVVDYYKTTTMKATYESTVHPFPNESEWTLPETLNKIVLPPKSRKPPGCPRRKRIRSRGEPKVQIKCGRCAQPGHNRKTCRNEPIPKQRNQTKSKKIEK, encoded by the exons ATGACATCAAATATAGCTGAATCAATAAATGATGCATTGAAAGCTGCAATAATGCTGCCAATCACTACAATGATGGAGGGCCTTCGAAGTTTAGTTCAAAAATGGGTATGGAAAAATGGCAACGAAGCAAACGGAACATTCACACAAGTAACAACAGATACTGAAAATGTGCTTAGAGAAAACTTTATTCGTGCCATTAAATTTCAG GTCTTCCCAGTAAACACTATACTGTACCAAGTTGTGGTTGAACAGAAAGGAATTTTTTTGGTCAACCTAATGGAGAAAACATGTGAATGCAAAAGGTTCCAACAAGATGAAATACCGTgtgcacatgcaatagcaataTTCGCCAAAACACGGCTGAAAACATATGATTATGTTGTTGATTACTACAAAACTACAACTATGAAAGCAACATATGAGTCAACTGTTCATCCATTTCCAAATGAAAGCGAATGGACACTGCCAGAGACTTTAAACAAAATTGTCCTACCACCAAAATCAAGAAAACCACCAGGCTGCCCTAGAAGGAAAAGAATCAGATCTAGAGGAGAACCAAAGGTGCAGATAAAATGTGGAAGATGCGCGCAGCCAGGACATAATAGAAAAACATGCAGGAATGAACCAATCCCAAAGCAGCGAAACCAAACAAAGTcaaagaaaatagaaaaataa
- the LOC133778216 gene encoding probable lipid phosphate phosphatase beta, which produces MDSSSSSSSPAEPSTITGATTSPLILGGIISLDSKVSFQLHTLCRPFLPHFILFLLELSADFRFFFPISLSLLPARQLRPFIIPFLLGLLLDLVLVCLIKISVRRSRPHYNPTMNVAVSADHFSFPSGHSSRVFLVASLVHLSASVFADALGSEGKIVNLLIALVWVWAAATSASRVLLGRHFVVDVFAGALLGVLEGLFALHFLKIEKFF; this is translated from the coding sequence ATGGACTCGTCTTCCTCCTCCTCGTCCCCGGCGGAACCCAGCACCATCACCGGAGCCACCACTTCGCCGCTCATCCTCGGCGGCATAATAAGCTTAGACAGCAAGGTCTCGTTCCAGCTCCACACTCTCTGCCGACCATTCCTTCCTCACTTCATCCTCTTCCTCCTCGAACTATCAGCCGATTTTCGCTTCTTCTTCCCCATCTCCCTCTCCCTCCTCCCGGCTCGCCAGCTCCGACCATTTATCATCCCCTTCCTCCTCGGCCTCCTCCTTGACCTTGTCCTCGTCTGCCTCATCAAGATTTCCGTCCGTCGCTCCCGCCCTCACTACAACCCCACCATGAACGTCGCCGTTTCGGCCGACCACTTCTCCTTTCCCAGCGGCCATTCCTCTAGGGTTTTCCTTGTCGCCTCCCTTGTTCACCTCTCCGCCTCCGTCTTTGCCGATGCCCTCGGCTCCGAAGGCAAGATCGTAAATTTGCTCATTGCGCTTGTTTGGGTCTGGGCAGCGGCCACTTCTGCGTCTAGGGTTTTGCTCGGACGGCATTTCGTTGTCGATGTATTTGCAGGGGCTCTTTTGGGTGTGCTTGAAGGTCTCTTCGCTTTGCATTTTCTGAAGATTGAGAAATTCTTTTGA